The sequence AGGAATTGCTTAGTTTCAGTGGGGATGGCTGAGCGTAGGGGTGAGTGACACTTCCCCTCAACACTCACCAGGCTGAGTTTGCCTCCCTAGAGCAAACTCCGGTTTGCGCAACCACGAGGGCCCAAGAAGGCCTCTTAGCCAGAAACTTTCTCTGCTTACTTAGTGCAGGAGTTAGTAGCACAGCCTCAATAGCCTGACTGCctgtcacttaccagctgtgtggccttgggcaagttacttaacctctctgtgcctcaggttctTGTCTGGAAAATGGAGCTGTAATACCTCCTTCCTGAGGGATGTTAAGGATGAAATGTCTTAAAACAAGTAGAATgctttgaacagtgcctggcaataCAAGCACTCAATACAATTCATGTTTTACCACCTTCATAATGTTTGCTCTATCCACCAAccaattatattattatttacctAATGTTCTTCTTTTAATTAACTCAATTTTAACCTAAAACTTGATAGAAAACTTTATATCCcaactgtaaatggaaaattaTATCATTTGCAGCAAATATAAGGTAACAgtaaatagtaataatagctgATATTTACCAAGTCCTTGCTCCTTCCCAGTCATTGTGCTAAGTGTCTTGACTTGTTAAAATACTCACAACCCTATGAGGACAGTActgtcattttacagaggaggaaactgaggtactaACAGATTAGCAAATTTTCCTGTAGTTACACAATTAGTAAATGAAGGAGGCAGTTCAGCTTCAGACCCCAAGCTCCTCAGCATTGCTCTGTGCTGCCATGTTAACAAGAGCAAAAGTATTCTATTCCCATGGTAGATGGCTGGTgaattagtttcctaggactgctgtggtaacaaagtaccacaaactgggtggcttaaaacaacagaaacttattctctcacagttctgtaggccagaagtccaaagtcaagatGCTGGCAGGGTAGTGCTCCCTCCAAAACCTCTAGGAGAGGATCTTCCCTTGCCTCTTGCAGCTTCTGGTAGCCccggcattccttggtttgtggcagcatcaccccaatctctgcctccatcttcacatggctgtcttccctctgtgtgtctacctctgtgtctcttctcctcttcttgtaaggacagcagtcatgttggattagggcccaccctaatgacatcatcttaattacatctgcaagactatttccaaataaggtcacattcacgtATATGAGGAATTAGGATTTCAGTAGCTCTTTTgtgggaaggggttgggggggcaTAGTTCAACCTGTAACAGTGGCCCACCTATGGCTTTGAATTTGGGGCTGAAAATTTACAAATGCTGGAGAACTGTTCATGATCAGCAACAAGCTGAGACTTTCTCCTTTATGCCAGTCAGGACTGAAGGAGTCAGGACAAGGGAAGGACAATGCTCCTGCATTACAGTGATATTTAGGGCCCAGTCCAGGTgctaactgattcactttgctgtacacctgaaactaacccaacattgtaaatcaactaaaatccaataaaagtttttaaaaataataaaaaaataaaataaaccatctTCTGCCCCATCATTGGTACTTTGGGAAAAGAGGCTTAGCTTAGCCATATAATAGTTCTTCCAGCTTCCCAGACATCTCTTGTGAAAGGGGAAGATGGGGGAAAATGCAGCCTTCCAAAACTCCAGGCAGGGTGACGGAGGGTAAAAAACTCACCTCTCGAATCTGCCTAATATGGCTGGGCTGGGATAGCAAATTCAGACAAATAACAGAGTCTTCATCGGGGGTACGTGTAAAGAAAGGACAACAGTAAAGACAGTAGTGggaaatcatttattttcatactaTTTCAGTGAAACCTTAAGAACAATCTCTCTACTAAGAGGGATTTGAGAGAAGGGTGCGGGGAAGTGAGGAGGAGATTTCTTGCTCTGTCAGATAAGATTTTCATTAGTCGAAGGGGCCGCATAGATTTCGTAGAGTTGGGAGGTCCTCATCTTGAGTTCCCGGGCCACCTGGCAGATGGAAAAAGGCCAGCAGCAGTGCACTGCTAGCCAGTCCTCGCACAGCGTGCCCTAGGGGAGACCGGGTCTCTGTTCTGGCTCAATCGCACAGGTTCAGTTCCCTTTCCCAGGAACCTCCGCAGTATTACCTCATGGTCCATCCCACCCACTGCCCCCAAGATCCGACATCACCCTGAAGTCATCGCCCAGGGACACAACTCCACCGCGTTACCCAAGTGCCAAGCAGCTCGACTGCTAATCGATCCTTGCAATTCAGAGACCTGCCCTCAAGACTTCATACCTGAAACCACTGTCTCACTGACAGAAAATCCTCTGTcaacatctttttatttcctcttagaacttaatgtttataattactttatttacttttttggagTAATAAATGCACATGGTCCAAAATTCCCACAGTAAGAAGGAATAGGAAGTAAAAAGTAAATCCCCCCCTTCTACAGCTCTCACCAGCCACCCAGTTACCTGTCAGGGGGCTACCGTTGTTGGTAGTTCTTACATACACTTCCAGATAAATTCTATGTCTAGgcaaatatatagatacatacagatatatacacattacattttacctacatatatatattctttttaagtaaATCGTTACATACTTATACACCTTACTCTtttgttcacttaaaaatatatcttaggGATCATTTCACAcgaatatataaaaagatgccTTTAaccaatgagaacctactgtacagcagagggaactctactcagtgctctgtggtgacctaaatgggaaggaaatccaaaaaagaggggatacatgtatatgtgtggctgattgactttgctgtacagcagaaactgacactgcagtgtaaagcaactatactccaataaaaaaacaaataaaataaaaacatgcctTTTTATCTGTCCACATCTTAGTAGGTATGACATGTCTGTCCTCAATCTCTCATTGTACCTCAGTCTCAGCTGCACTGGAAATTGGCTCTTTGAAGCGTCCCCAGGGAACCCCCAAAGTGAATTCTGTATATGCTGATGGGCTACATTTTAAGTGAGATTATCCCAAGTGTATCCTCCAAATTTGGTGCACTTCTACCTATCATCTTCTCTGGATGTaataagagacagagaaacagaagtgGTCAACGATCTACATTATAATAGGTCCCCCTTGGCAATACCCTTCACAATGTGGCATTTTCGTTAATATATATCCTAGTaacaaatgaaatcagaaatttcttccctttcctttctcaaaGTATTCCACTAAGTGTGGTGTTTTTAAGCATCCTCACCCacacctcatttttttaaaaaaatcacaggttTGAAAGGCATCCAGGTTCTCATACAGATCCAGCTTCACATATATATCCAAACACACTTACCCGTATTCTATGTCTCTCTCTGGTGCCAATTCTTAGTGCAAAGGTGGACCCAGGTAACAATGGCCAACAAAAACACTCTCCATACTGCCTGGCGATGTCACACTCAAGACACATGGGACAAATGAGACCACAGAAACCTGTCAATAACCACATAAAAGCAAGTTCAGGTTCTCAGTTGTGCTTAGAGCAACTTCACATCACAAAGAGCATTTATAGCCCTATGCCATCAATTTAATACTGCATTGTCCCCCTGCAATCAGGGACTGAGAATGAATAACCAATTTGCAAAACTCACTATATGAGAATTGCCATAACTGAGCCACACCAAAATTGTCTTCTTTTGTTAAACACTGGCAAAGCTGAACCTGCTACAATTCTGATAACGTTCACTACAGTAACTGTTTTTTCTGTCAAGAGAAAAGCATTAGATAATTTTTTATAGTTGAAACATAACTGTTGCTTCTCTTATGTTCATCTAtctaatttcaatatttaaaatagacacaGTATAAGATACTTTTGAACAGCAGGCGTCTTCTTCTATAAATGTGATTGAAAGCTCTTATATGGTACACTGATTCTGCCTGCTATTCTTATAAGGACTTTATTCTATTTCTCAGGCCAGAAGGTTTCTCTAATGTTTGCAGTTGCATGGAGCCACTGACATCTGCCAGTTTTAATCTGTAAACTAGTAGAGGCTTGGTTCCTTGAACATCAGCTGGAAACAGttggtcatttattcattcattcatctttaaCTACTGATATTGTTTCCTACACATCCTGCATGAACCATTAACACAGAGGTTCTCTTTTAAATACGTTTTGGGTCACGGAACCTTTTGAGAATATGGTGATAGCTATGAACTTGCTCCTGAAGGCGAGAGAAAAATACATGAACACAGACATGCAAAATTGTGCATTCAGTTTCACGGGGTTCAAGGATCCATTGAAAACTATCACTGGACCACAGGTTAAGAACCCCCAGTAAACGATTAAGATGTTATATCATTGCAAAAGATGACAACCTTGATGAATACAAATAATTTGAACTATGAAAGAGCAAAAAAACTAaccataacctttaaaaatgtattcaataaatgttattgaggcaaaatttataaacaagaaaatgcaCAAATCATAAATGTTCAGTTGGATGAGTTCTGACAATCATATTCACCCACGTAACCAAACGTGTAGAACACTGCCATCACCCCAGGGAGTTCCCATGTGCCCCTTCCCAGACAATCCcggtcctcccacccccactccagacATATCACTATTCTGATTTCTATTCCCATAGATGAGTTTTACCTCGATTTGGActtcgtataagtggaatcatgtttacttttgtatctgacttcttttgttcaacatCACATTtcttgagattcatctatgttgttatGTATATCTgcagtttgttccttttattgttgagtagtattacCAATGTATAAATGTTCTACAAATTGTCCACTCTCCCACTGTTTATTccattttttgctattatgaataagcactatgaatattcatatacaaGTCTTTACGtggacaaatattttcatttcacttgggtgGATTCCTggaaatggaattgctaggtcatggGGTAGATTTACGTTTAATTTTACCAGAAATTTACAAAGAGTTCTCCAAAGTATTTGTACCATTTTaccctcccaccagcaatgtatgagagtttgttgttccacatcctcaccaacatttgcaaTTGTcagccttttttattttatccattctaatgAGTGTGAAATGGTAGTGTTCATAGCCTTCTAGTTCACCAGACACAAAGACTTACATGCCATGTCACTAGCATACTAGAAGAATTCCTTGTCAAACACCTGTCTCTGTTgcctcatccctccctccctcttcaaCAGTGAGGAGTGCAGAGTCCCACTCCCAAATTCAGTGACAAAGAAGCAGAACTCTAGGAATGCTGTTTTATCTTAGAACCTCCAAGGGATGTGCCTGGACTTCTCCAGTTTCATATAAGAGGTGAGGTAGAACATGTGCATGGAGGGCATGAGGACTGGAGTGGAGAGGGGGACAAGGAGCAGCCTATCTGAGAAACAGAACATCTATTTCGTCAGGAATCTTAAGAAAATCACGAAATCATGTATTATAGGCATCACTTGGCCCAAAGCAAACACTAAATTCATCCTTGATTAAGTCTGGGATGTTTTgtcccacattttaaaaaaatcattactcCTAGCGAGATCAGCAGGTCCCACTCAGCACTGACAACTGGTATCAACAGGTCAGAGGACAGCAAATGGCCCATGAACGTGCAGTGAGTTCAGAGTGGTAATACTGTATGCAACCCTGAATTAGGGGACTTTGAAATCATGGcacataaaaatcaatcaaaactTATGCATGAATTACAAAATACTGTAGTGTATATCCCTGCagataaaaaattaatcaaaagttGCATAATTATAAAGCTAGCAAGCTAAGTGAGTAATAAATTGTCTTTACCCAATTGCCTGAGCTGCACCACTTTAACTGGCAGAGAGAAATGCCCACCATCCTCAATAAGCATATTGTAAAGAAGTTGTTTTGTGCACTGAAACTCCTGTACCTTATTTTTATGACTCATGTAACACAtgctgttaattttatttttaagcctttCCATTTGTATATCCAGGTTATCTAAGTGTTCATTATGAGGGAGTACTAGATACTGAGGAAACACACCCAAAATTCAATTACCTTGGGACAGAAGTCagacatgataaaaaaaaaaaaaaacactataaaagccaaagttttattatataatagataatatttatacAGATTTCACCATGTGCCAAGCCCTGCTAAAAGTACTTTGCATttagtaactcatttaattctcacaacaatcctataaaaTGTACTATTattaggcccattttacagatgagcaaactaatGCCCAGAGGACTTAAACAATTTGCCCAAGTTAATACATTTGTTAAGAAGGGGCAGAGGTCACGTTTGAACTCAAGtagtctggctccaaagtcttAACTACTACACATACCACATATGCCCAAATGTTctcatgttttatgtatttaattagtAAACAATTGTGGACTTGTGTGTTCTAAGACAGTGCCCTCACTACCACTGTTTGGTATTTATTCCTGTGGAGAGTCTGAAATCATGCAACTTCTTTAGGAAAGATCCTTGGGTCAGGTGTACCGAGATGGAGTGCTGTGGGATAAACACTGTGCTCAACAAGAGATGCACAAGGGTAGGATGATGGAATCCTTTGTCTTCAGGGAGCTCTAGGAGGAAATTTCGCTAAATAAATCACAGACCAAGGATAAGTATCCAGAACATACAAAGAATTCCTGAAAATCAATATATCAAGGattaaacagaagaagaaaatgaacacaagACATGAACAGTTAAAGAACAAATACAAATGACCAAGAAAaaacgtgaaaagctgctcaatgtcATTAGTAATCAGGGAATTGCATACTAAGACGATCAGAAACCATTTATTACCTATAAGAATGCCAAATTTTTCtaaggtgttttttatttttgaattttgttttatttattttttaatacggtaggttcttattagtcatcaattttatatacatcagtgtatacatgtcaatcccaatcgcccaattcatcccaccaccaccaccaccccccggcCGCTAACCCGCCTCGGTgtccgtaagtttgttctctacatctgtgtctcaatttctgccctgcaaacccgttcatctgtacaatttttctaggttccatatatatgtgttaatatacgatatttgtttttctctttctgacttacttcactctgtatgacagtctctagatccatccacgtctcaacaaatgacccaattttgttcctttttatggctgggtaatattccattgtatatatgtaccacatcttctttatccatttgtctgtcgatgggcatttaggttgcttccatgacctggctattgtaaatagtgctgcaatgaacattggggtgcatgtatctctttgaattatggttttctttgggtatatgcccagtagtgggattgctggatcatatggtaattctatttttagttttttaaggaacctccatactgttctccatagtggttgtatcaatttacattcccaccaacagtgcaagagggttcccttttctccacaccctatccagcatttgttgtttgtagattttctgatgatgcccattctaaccggtgtgaggtgatacctccttgtagttttgatttgcatttctctaatcattggtgatgttgagcagcttttcatgtgcttcttggccatctgtatgtcttccttggagaaatgtctatttaggtcttcggcccatttttggattgggttttttttgttttttgctgcggtatgcgggcctctcactgttgtggcctctcccgttgcggagcacaggctccggacgcacagactcagcagccattgctcacgggcccagccgctccacggcatgcgggatcttcccggactggggcacgaacctgtgtcccctgcatcagcaggcagactcgcaaccactgcgccaccagggaagcctgggttgtttgtttttttaatattgagctgtgtgagctgcttataaattttggagattaatcctttgtccattgattcatttgcaaatattttctcccattctgagggttgtctttttgtcttgtttatggtttcctttgctgtgcaaaagctttgaagtttcattaggtcccatttgtttatttttgtttttatttccattactctaggagatgggtcaaaaaagatcttgctgtgatttatgtcaaagagcgtccttcctatgttttcctctaa comes from Tursiops truncatus isolate mTurTru1 chromosome 3, mTurTru1.mat.Y, whole genome shotgun sequence and encodes:
- the PLAC8L1 gene encoding PLAC8-like protein 1 — protein: MNWFGNYFSEFPEDISFLNTHSPLLLSLISSEDEQHFISSLRSHAPAQAVVKQPVRGASGRTTVTKIVQTGGDWSTGLFSVCRDRRICFCGLICPMCLECDIARQYGECFCWPLLPGSTFALRIGTRERHRIRGTLCEDWLAVHCCWPFSICQVARELKMRTSQLYEIYAAPSTNENLI